The proteins below are encoded in one region of Phaseolus vulgaris cultivar G19833 chromosome 1, P. vulgaris v2.0, whole genome shotgun sequence:
- the LOC137816233 gene encoding putative invertase inhibitor, whose translation MEHSTKLFWVLVLCVAVMAHQTTALDILKGVNPPIGKETLTGKNLINKVCTLSPTRDLCIQVLSSDPAKSPNANLKDLTIISLRFAATNASDILTDAKNLIDDDNLDPDVQQGLADCKENILDAESQLEDTIAALMVDSEADAQLWLKAALAAIDTCDDSIPGDDDVLSVKSAIFRKLCNIAITVNKVLVNPTIL comes from the coding sequence ATGGAACACTCTACAAAACTCTTCTGGGTGTTGGTTCTATGCGTAGCTGTAATGGCACACCAGACAACTGCACTGGACATACTAAAAGGAGTAAATCCACCAATCGGCAAGGAAACACTAACAGGAAAGAATCTGATCAACAAGGTATGCACATTGTCCCCAACCAGAGACCTCTGCATTCAGGTCCTCTCTTCCGACCCAGCCAAAAGCCCTAACGCAAACCTCAAAGACTTGACAATCATTTCCCTTCGGTTTGCTGCCACAAACGCTTCAGACATCCTCACCGACGCCAAAAATCTCATTGACGATGACAACCTAGACCCTGATGTCCAACAAGGTTTGGCTGACTGCAAGGAGAACATCTTGGACGCAGAGAGCCAACTGGAGGACACCATCGCTGCCTTGATGGTTGATTCTGAAGCTGATGCACAACTTTGGCTCAAGGCTGCCTTGGCTGCCATCGACACCTGCGATGACTCCATCCCCGGAGACGATGACGTTCTCTCTGTTAAGAGCGCCATCTTCCGCAAGCTCTGCAACATTGCCATCACCGTCAACAAGGTCCTCGTTAATCCAACTATATTGTAA
- the LOC137814758 gene encoding probable pectinesterase/pectinesterase inhibitor 7: MAFKNLSLVTLCVSLVLSFLSPISIASNSKRDVVPPETICKSTIDPSYCKSVLANQNGTIFDYGRISVRKSLSQSRKFLNLVNSFLKDRSSLSLPTIRALEDCQFLADQTFEYLSNALDNVDKASGDLPTTQAEDQQTMLSAALTNQETCLDGLQTTASDQRVKSGLFSSLSNDTKLHSVSLDLFTKGWVPEKKISTSWQPNGRHLGFRNGRLPLKMSDRVRGIYDSARGHGRKLLDDSSDSVLVNDIVVVSQDGSGNFTTINDAVAAAPNNTAAADGYFLIFITAGVYQEYVSIIKNKRYLMMIGDGINQTIITGDHNVVDNFTTFNSATFAVVAPWFVAVDITFRNTAGPSKHQAVALRSGADNSTFYSCSFEGYQDTLYTHSLRQFYRECDIYGTVDFIFGNAAVVFQTCNMYPRLPMSGQFNAITAQGRTDPNQNTGTSIQNSTIKAAADLAPVVGTVKTYLGRPWKEYSRTVYMQSFMDSLINPAGWHEWSGDFALNTSYYAEYNNTGPGSSTENRVTWSGYHVINATDAVNFTVSNFLEGDDWLPQTGVPYSSGLI, encoded by the exons ATGGCTTTTAAGAACTTGTCCCTTGTTACGCTCTGTGTTTCTCTTGTGTTATCCTTCTTGTCACCCATTTCCATAGCTTCTAACAGTAAACGTGATGTTGTTCCACCAGAAACCATTTGCAAATCCACCATAGATCCTTCCTACTGCAAATCTGTGCTTGCTAATCAAAATGGCACCATCTTTGACTATGGTCGAATTTCTGTCCGAAAATCCTTGTCCCAGTCTCGCAAATTCTTAAACCTAGTAAACTCCTTCCTCAAAGACAGATCCTCTTTGTCTCTTCCCACAATTCGCGCCCTTGAAGACTGTCAATTCCTCGCTGACCAAACCTTTGAATACCTATCAAACGCACTCGACAATGTTGATAAAGCTAGCGGTGATCTTCCCACCACTCAAGCTGAAGACCAGCAAACCATGCTTAGTGCTGCTTTGACAAACCAGGAAACTTGTTTAGATGGCTTACAGACCACAGCTTCTGATCAAAGAGTGAAGAGTGGTCTCTTCTCATCACTCTCGAATGACACGAAGCTTCACAGTGTTTCGCTTGACTTGTTCACCAAGGGTTGGGTGCCTGAGAAGAAAATCTCAACTTCATGGCAACCCAATGGGAGACACTTGGGTTTCCGCAACGGTCGTTTACCATTGAAGATGTCTGACCGTGTACGTGGCATCTATGATTCTGCTAGAGGTCACGGCAGAAAACTACTTGATGATAGCAGCGATAGTGTTTTGGTCAATGATATTGTGGTTGTTAGTCAGGATGGAAGCGGGAACTTCACTACCATCAACGATGCTGTAGCAGCTGCGCCAAATAACACAGCTGCTGCCGATggttactttttaatttttatcactGCAGGTGTGTATCAAGAGTATGTAtccataataaaaaacaaaaggtACTTGATGATGATTGGAGATGGGATCAATCAAACGATTATCACCGGTGATCACAATGTTGTCGATAACTTCACAACATTCAACTCAGCAACATTTG CTGTGGTAGCACCATGGTTCGTAGCTGTTGACATTACATTCCGAAACACTGCTGGGCCAAGCAAGCACCAAGCAGTTGCACTGAGAAGCGGAGCAGATAATTCCACTTTTTACAGCTGCAGCTTTGAGGGGTATCAGGACACCTTGTACACGCATTCTCTTAGACAGTTTTACCGTGAATGTGACATCTATGGAACCGTTGACTTCATATTTGGAAATGCTGCTGTTGTTTTCCAAACATGTAACATGTACCCACGCCTTCCCATGAGTGGCCAATTCAATGCCATCACTGCACAAGGGAGAACAGATCCAAATCAAAACACAGGCACTTCCATTCAGAACTCCACTATAAAAGCTGCTGCTGATTTGGCTCCTGTAGTTGGTACCGTGAAAACATATCTCGGGAGACCATGGAAAGAGTACTCAAGAACAGTCTATATGCAGTCTTTCATGGATAGTTTGATAAATCCTGCTGGGTGGCACGAATGGAGTGGAGATTTTGCCCTAAACACCTCGTACTATGCTGAGTACAACAACACAGGACCAGGTTCAAGCACCGAAAACCGAGTAACATGGTCTGGTTATCATGTTATCAATGCTACTGATGCGGTTAATTTTACCGTGTCTAACTTTTTAGAAGGAGATGACTGGCTTCCTCAAACTGGAGTTCCGTATAGTAGTGGATTGATATAG
- the LOC137814757 gene encoding probable pectinesterase/pectinesterase inhibitor 41, producing the protein MASKLSYSLSIFLFLLPLFHSIIVSADTVSNPATPVAPGTACQSTPDPSYCKSVLPPQKGNVYDYGRYSVKKSLSQARKFLSLVDKYLLRRSSLSAAAIRALEDCRTLGELNFDFLSSSFQTVNKTTRFLPSFQAEDIQTLLSAILTNQQTCLDGLKDTASAWSVRSGLTLPLSNDTKLYSVSLALFTKGWVPRTKVNTMHPTKKQQGFQNGRLPLKMSSRTRAIYESVSRRKLLEASVGEDVVVRDIVTVSQDGSGNFTTITDAIAAAPNKSASTDGYFLIYVTAGLYEENVSIDKKKTYLMMVGDGINKTVITGNRSVVDGWTTFSSATLVVVGQGFVGVNMTIRNTAGAVKHQAVAVRNGADLSTFYSCSFEGYQDTLYVHSLRQFYRECDIYGTVDFIFGNAKVVFQSCNMYPRLPMAGQFNAITAQGRTDPNQDTGISIHNCSIRAADDLASSSGVATYLGRPWKEYSRTVYMQTQMDDLINGAGWRAWDGDFALSTLYYAEYGNTGPGSNTTNRVTWSGYHVINATDAANFTVSNFLLGDDWLPQTGVSYTDNLV; encoded by the exons ATGGCTTCCAAGCTTTCTTATTCTCTCtcaatctttctctttctcttaccTTTATTCCACTCAATAATAGTTTCTGCAGACACCGTTTCAAATCCTGCAACTCCTGTTGCTCCTGGAACCGCATGCCAATCCACCCCAGATCCATCCTATTGCAAATCCGTTCTCCCTCCTCAAAAAGGCAACGTTTACGACTATGGCCGCTACTCCGTCAAAAAATCACTATCACAGGCTCGAAAGTTCTTGAGCCTCGTCGATAAATACCTCCTCCGTCGTTCTTCTCTTTCCGCCGCCGCAATCCGTGCGCTTGAAGATTGTCGTACTCTCGGGGAACTCAACTTCGATTTCCTTTCCAGTTCCTTCCAAACCGTTAACAAGACAACGAGGTTTCTCCCTAGTTTTCAAGCCGAAGACATCCAAACCTTACTCAGCGCCATTCTGACCAACCAGCAAACATGCTTGGACGGTCTCAAAGACACTGCTTCCGCTTGGAGCGTGAGAAGCGGTCTCACACTCCCTCTTTCCAACGACACCAAACTCTACAGTGTCTCACTCGCTCTCTTCACCAAGGGTTGGGTTCCCAGAACCAAAGTCAACACAATGCACCCTACCAAGAAACAACAAGGGTTTCAAAACGGGCGTTTGCCGCTTAAGATGTCAAGCAGAACCCGTGCGATCTACGAGTCTGTGAGTAGGAGGAAGCTCCTTGAGGCCTCGGTGGGTGAGGATGTTGTGGTGAGAGATATTGTGACGGTGAGCCAAGACGGAAGCGGGAACTTCACCACCATCACCGATGCCATTGCTGCAGCTCCTAACAAATCTGCCTCTACCGACGGATACTTCCTTATCTATGTCACTGCTGGTTTGTATGAAGAAAATGTGTCCATTGATAAGAAGAAGACCTACTTGATGATGGTTGGGGATGGTATCAACAAGACAGTTATCACAGGCAATCGCAGTGTCGTTGATGGCTGGACAACCTTCAGCTCCGCAACATTAG TTGTGGTAGGGCAAGGATTCGTGGGTGTGAATATGACCATCCGCAACACCGCCGGAGCCGTGAAGCACCAAGCAGTGGCAGTTCGAAACGGAGCAGACTTGTCCACGTTTTACAGTTGCAGCTTCGAGGGGTACCAAGACACGTTATACGTTCATTCCCTGAGGCAATTCTACAGGGAATGCGACATCTACGGCACCGTAGATTTCATATTCGGAAACGCTAAGGTGGTGTTCCAAAGTTGCAACATGTATCCCCGTCTTCCCATGGCGGGTCAATTCAACGCCATCACAGCACAAGGAAGAACAGATCCAAACCAAGACACCGGAATTTCTATCCACAACTGCAGCATTAGAGCAGCTGATGATTTAGCTTCTAGCAGCGGTGTTGCAACATATTTGGGAAGGCCATGGAAGGAGTATTCTAGAACAGTTTATATGCAAACCCAGATGGATGATTTGATCAACGGTGCGGGGTGGCGTGCATGGGACGGTGATTTTGCATTAAGCACTTTGTATTACGCAGAGTATGGCAACACTGGGCCAGGGTCTAACACCACCAATAGAGTCACGTGGTCTGGTTATCACGTGATTAATGCCACTGATGCAGCTAATTTTACAGTTTCCAATTTTTTGCTTGGTGATGATTGGTTACCTCAGACAGGAGTGTCTTACACCGATAACTTGGTATAG
- the LOC137814760 gene encoding pectinesterase-like, with protein MAMAFNSLYARTLSVFLLLSFFTSISIADNGHAVVPPETVCHSTLDPSYCKFILASQNGSIYDYCHISVRKSLSQSRKFLNTMYSYLQNPSSLSQPTILALEDCQLLSELNFEYLSTTLDTVDKANVVLPTSQADDVHTLLSAVLTNQQTCLDGLQTSASDPRVKNGLSSQLSDDMKLNSVSLYLFTKAWVPENKIWQHHGAIQNDGLPLKMPNKVRAIYDSAKGQGRKLLQTSDDTESVVVSDIVVVSKDGSGNFTTINDAIAAAPNNTAVTDGYFVIIITEGVYQEYVSIAKNKKFLMLIGDGINRTIVTGDHNVVDGFTTFNSATFAVVGQAFVAMNITFRNTAGPSKHQAVAVRNGADMSIFYSCSFEGYQDTLYTHSLRQFYRECDIYGTVDFIFGNAAVVLQNCNMYPRLPLSGQFNAITAQGRTDPNQNTGISIQNGTIKAAQDLAPMVGTVETYLGRPWKEYSRTVYIQSFMDSLIAPAGWHEWNGNFALSTLYYAEYDNMGPGSNTGNRVNWSGYHVVDATEAANFTVSNFLDGDDWVPRTTIPYQSSL; from the exons ATGGCTATGGCTTTTAACAGCTTGTACGCTCGCACACTCAGTGTTTTCCTTCTGCTATCATTCTTCACGTCCATTTCCATAGCTGATAATGGCCATGCAGTTGTTCCACCAGAAACCGTATGCCACTCAACCTTGGACCCTTCTTACTGCAAATTTATTCTTGCTAGTCAAAATGGTAGCATATATGACTATTGCCACATTTCTGTTCGAAAATCCCTGTCCCAGTCTCGTAAGTTCTTGAACACCATGTACTCCTATCTTCAAAACCCCTCCTCTCTCTCCCAACCCACAATCCTGGCTCTTGAAGATTGCCAATTACTTTCTGAACTAAACTTCGAATACTTATCAACGACTCTTGACACTGTCGATAAAGCTAACGTTGTTCTTCCCACCTCTCAAGCAGACGATGTTCACACATTGCTTAGTGCTGTTTTGACAAATCAGCAAACTTGTTTAGATGGCCTTCAAACCTCAGCTTCTGATCCAAGAGTGAAGAATGGTCTTTCTTCCCAACTCTCGGATGATATGAAGCTTAATAGTGTCTCACTTTATTTGTTCACCAAGGCTTGGGTTCCTGAGAACAAAATATGGCAGCACCATGGAGCCATCCAGAATGATGGTTTACCCTTGAAGATGCCAAACAAAGTTCGTGCCATTTATGATTCTGCTAAAGGTCAGGGGAGAAAACTACTTCAGACATCGGATGACACAGAAAGCGTTGTGGTGAGTGATATTGTGGTGGTTAGTAAGGATGGAAGTGGAAACTTTACCACCATAAACGATGCCATAGCTGCTGCACCAAATAACACAGCTGTTACGGATGGCTACTTCGTTATCATTATCACCGAGGGTGTATATCAAGAGTATGTATCTATAGCAAAGAACAAGAAGTTCTTGATGTTAATTGGAGATGGCATCAATCGGACAATTGTAACTGGCGATCACAATGTTGTTGATGGCTTTACAACATTCAACTCAGCAACATTTG CTGTGGTAGGACAAGCATTCGTAGCAATGAACATAACATTCCGCAACACTGCTGGGCCAAGCAAGCACCAAGCAGTTGCAGTAAGAAACGGAGCAGATATGTCCATCTTCTATAGCTGTAGTTTTGAAGGGTACCAAGACACTTTATACACTCATTCTCTGAGGCAGTTTTATCGAGAATGTGACATATATGGCACAGTTGACTTCATATTTGGAAATGCAGCTGTTGTTTTGCAAAACTGCAACATGTATCCCCGCCTTCCATTGAGTGGACAATTCAATGCCATCACTGCACAAGGTCGAACTGATCCAAATCAAAACACTGGCATTTCCATACAAAATGGCACCATAAAAGCAGCACAGGATTTGGCTCCAATGGTTGGTACTGTGGAAACATACCTCGGAAGGCCATGGAAGGAGTATTCAAGAACTGTTTATATACAGTCTTTCATGGATAGTTTGATAGCTCCTGCTGGTTGGCATGAATGGAATGGGAATTTCGCACTGAGCACATTGTACTACGCAGAATATGATAACATGGGTCCTGGTTCAAACACTGGAAACCGAGTAAACTGGTCTGGGTATCATGTTGTCGATGCCACTGAAGCAGCCAATTTTACTGTCTCTAACTTCTTGGACGGCGATGATTGGGTGCCTCGAACTACCATTCCGTACCAGTCATCTTTGTAA
- the LOC137816234 gene encoding putative invertase inhibitor yields MEHSTKLFWALVLCVAVMAHQTTALEILKGTNPLIGEVTLRGKSLIDKVCTLSPSRDICVQVLSSDPVKSPNANLKDLAIISLRFAATNASDILTDAKILIDDDNLDPDVQQGLADCKENILDAESQLEDTIAALMVDSEVDAQLWLKAALAAIDTCDASIPGDDDVLSVKSAIFRKLCNIATAVNKLLVNPTKL; encoded by the coding sequence ATGGAACACTCTACAAAACTCTTCTGGGCGTTGGTTCTATGCGTAGCTGTAATGGCACACCAGACAACTGCACTGGAAATACTAAAAGGAACGAATCCACTAATTGGTGAGGTAACATTAAGAGGAAAGAGTTTGATCGACAAGGTATGCACATTGTCCCCAAGCAGAGACATCTGCGTTCAGGTCCTCTCTTCCGACCCAGTCAAAAGCCCTAACGCAAACCTCAAAGACTTGGCAATCATTTCTCTTAGGTTTGCTGCCACAAACGCTTCTGACATCCTCACCGACGCCAAAATACTCATTGACGACGACAACCTAGACCCTGATGTCCAACAAGGTTTGGCTGACTGCAAGGAGAACATCTTGGACGCAGAGAGCCAACTGGAGGACACCATCGCTGCCTTGATGGTCGATTCTGAAGTTGATGCACAACTTTGGCTCAAAGCTGCATTGGCTGCCATCGACACCTGCGACGCCTCCATCCCCGGAGATGATGACGTTCTCTCTGTTAAGAGCGCCATCTTCCGCAAGCTTTGCAACATTGCCACCGCCGTCAACAAACTCCTCGTTAATCCAACTAAATTGTAA